A genomic segment from Bradyrhizobium sp. CB1015 encodes:
- a CDS encoding xanthine dehydrogenase family protein subunit M — protein MLPFTIEKATSVEAAIAAASSGRRFIAGGTTLIDLMREEVERPEHLVDINALPLSGIRLDGSDLVIGALSRMADVAAHPDVQRLQPLIAESLIEGASPQLRNMASIGGNLLQRVRCPYFRMLDAPCNKRTPGSGCSAIDGLNAGHALLGTSDHCVATHPSDLAVALVALEATMRVKGPTGERRFPVEELFRLPGNTPHLEHTLLPGEIIIEVRVPGGPNSRRARYLKVRDRASYEFALVSAAAAIEVADGTIREARLAVGGVGTRPWRMRGVEAALLGKASERKVFERAAQLALDGVRPLSGNRYKAELLPRTIVRAFEMTGAVA, from the coding sequence ATGCTTCCGTTCACGATCGAGAAGGCGACCTCCGTCGAGGCTGCCATCGCCGCCGCATCGTCTGGCCGACGCTTTATCGCCGGCGGCACGACATTGATCGACCTCATGCGCGAGGAGGTAGAGCGGCCTGAGCACCTCGTCGACATCAATGCGCTTCCGCTTTCGGGCATTCGACTCGACGGCTCCGACCTTGTCATCGGCGCCCTCAGCCGCATGGCGGACGTCGCCGCCCATCCCGACGTGCAGCGTCTGCAGCCGCTGATCGCCGAGAGCCTGATCGAGGGCGCCTCGCCGCAGTTGCGCAACATGGCCTCGATCGGCGGCAACCTGCTCCAGCGGGTCCGTTGTCCATATTTCCGGATGCTGGATGCGCCCTGCAACAAGCGAACGCCGGGGTCGGGCTGTTCGGCGATCGACGGTCTCAACGCCGGTCACGCCCTTCTCGGCACGAGCGATCATTGCGTGGCAACGCATCCCTCCGACCTTGCGGTTGCGCTGGTCGCTCTCGAGGCGACGATGCGGGTCAAGGGTCCCACGGGAGAGCGCCGCTTCCCGGTCGAGGAACTGTTCCGGCTGCCGGGCAATACCCCCCACCTCGAACACACGCTGCTGCCCGGCGAAATCATCATCGAGGTCAGGGTCCCCGGCGGGCCGAATAGTCGCCGGGCGCGGTATCTCAAGGTGCGCGACCGCGCATCTTACGAATTCGCGCTGGTGTCCGCGGCCGCGGCGATCGAGGTCGCGGACGGCACGATCCGCGAGGCGCGGCTCGCCGTTGGCGGTGTCGGCACGCGGCCATGGCGCATGCGCGGGGTGGAAGCGGCTCTGCTCGGCAAGGCGTCCGAGCGTAAGGTTTTCGAAAGGGCCGCCCAACTGGCGCTCGATGGAGTCCGTCCGCTGTCCGGCAATCGCTACAAGGCCGAACTCCTGCCGCGAACGATCGTCCGGGCGTTCGAAATGACCGGAGCAGTCGCATGA
- a CDS encoding (2Fe-2S)-binding protein, with protein MTNHEPFIDGAVETEEARGGVSRRSLLLTVGGAASLAAVPQVAADSISEGGPTASTRRVRLAVNGTRHELDLDTRQSLLDVLREGLDLTGTKKGCNQGACGACTVLLNGKRVVSCLTLAVMHDGAEIETIEGLEKNGELHPLQSAFIEHDALQCGFCTPGQIMSAVGCIAEGHAGSPAEIQFWMSGNICRCGAYPGIVAAVADAAKGT; from the coding sequence ATGACCAACCATGAGCCGTTCATCGACGGCGCCGTCGAGACCGAAGAAGCGCGGGGCGGGGTATCGCGCCGGTCGCTCCTGCTGACCGTCGGGGGAGCGGCTTCCCTGGCGGCGGTGCCGCAAGTTGCCGCGGATTCGATTTCCGAGGGCGGTCCCACTGCGTCGACAAGACGGGTTCGCCTGGCCGTCAACGGAACGCGGCATGAGCTTGACTTGGATACGCGGCAATCCCTGCTCGACGTTCTGCGCGAAGGCCTCGATCTGACCGGCACGAAGAAGGGCTGCAACCAGGGCGCCTGTGGCGCTTGCACCGTTCTTCTCAACGGCAAACGGGTCGTGTCCTGCCTGACCTTGGCCGTGATGCATGACGGAGCCGAGATCGAGACGATCGAAGGCCTTGAAAAGAACGGCGAGCTTCATCCGCTCCAGAGCGCGTTCATCGAGCACGACGCTCTGCAATGCGGCTTCTGCACGCCGGGCCAGATCATGTCCGCTGTCGGCTGCATCGCGGAAGGCCATGCCGGGTCGCCTGCCGAGATCCAGTTCTGGATGAGCGGCAACATCTGCCGGTGTGGTGCCTATCCCGGCATCGTCGCGGCGGTTGCCGATGCTGCCAAGGGGACCTGA